The Candidatus Marinimicrobia bacterium CG08_land_8_20_14_0_20_45_22 genome contains a region encoding:
- a CDS encoding serine--tRNA ligase — MLDIKQIRLEPEKYRKGLSAKGAEGKLDELLTLDTERRSYVSEVDQLKGLRNRVTEEIAALKKARQSADDKIIEMRRVGEQIKKLDDKIKEIEDKLTNIVIILPNIPHESVKIGRSPDENEVVKFWGEKPTYDFPLKDHLEIGDSLGIIDFHRSSKISGAGFPMYVGAGAKLERSIINFMLDFHTEKHGYKEIFPPFLVNRDSAFGTGQLPKLEEDMYHTSEDDLFLIPTAEVPVTNIHRDEILQENKLPIKYAAYSGCFRREAGSYGKDTRGLSRVHQFNKVEMVRFTTPESSYIAHEELLRDAEEILQALKLHYRVVLLCSGDMSFAAAKCYDIEVWAPASQKYFEVSSISNFEDFQARRANIRYRKNSDGKVGYVHTLNGSGVATPRLMIALLETYQTDEGKVIVPEALQPYTGFSLINGENG; from the coding sequence GTGTTAGATATTAAACAAATCAGATTAGAGCCGGAAAAATATAGAAAAGGTCTGAGCGCCAAAGGTGCTGAGGGGAAACTTGACGAACTATTAACTCTTGATACTGAGCGTCGGAGCTACGTTTCTGAGGTTGATCAGCTCAAAGGACTTCGTAACCGCGTGACTGAAGAGATCGCGGCATTAAAGAAAGCCAGACAATCAGCCGACGACAAAATTATAGAAATGAGACGGGTGGGCGAACAAATTAAAAAACTCGATGACAAGATCAAGGAAATTGAAGATAAATTGACGAACATCGTCATCATTCTGCCAAATATTCCCCACGAATCGGTCAAAATTGGTCGTTCTCCCGATGAAAATGAGGTTGTCAAATTCTGGGGTGAAAAACCGACCTACGATTTCCCGTTGAAAGATCATCTGGAAATTGGTGATTCGCTGGGAATCATCGATTTTCACCGTTCCTCGAAGATTTCTGGGGCGGGTTTCCCGATGTATGTCGGCGCTGGCGCGAAGTTGGAGCGTTCGATTATTAATTTCATGCTGGATTTTCACACGGAAAAACATGGTTATAAAGAAATCTTCCCGCCGTTTTTGGTGAATCGTGACTCGGCATTTGGAACCGGCCAACTTCCTAAATTGGAGGAAGATATGTACCACACCAGTGAAGATGATCTTTTTCTTATCCCAACAGCTGAAGTGCCGGTGACGAATATTCATCGGGATGAAATTTTGCAAGAAAATAAACTGCCGATCAAATATGCCGCTTATTCTGGCTGTTTCCGACGGGAAGCCGGTTCGTACGGCAAAGACACACGCGGACTTTCCCGCGTTCATCAGTTCAACAAAGTTGAAATGGTTCGCTTTACGACGCCGGAGTCGTCGTATATCGCGCATGAAGAACTTTTGCGGGATGCAGAAGAGATTCTTCAGGCGTTGAAACTGCATTACCGCGTCGTTTTGCTCTGCTCGGGCGATATGAGTTTTGCGGCGGCGAAATGCTACGACATTGAGGTTTGGGCGCCCGCTTCGCAAAAATATTTTGAGGTGTCCAGCATCAGCAATTTCGAAGATTTTCAGGCCAGAAGAGCTAACATTCGTTACCGGAAAAATTCTGACGGAAAAGTCGGTTATGTTCATACTTTGAACGGCTCGGGAGTTGCGACGCCGCGCCTGATGATTGCTCTTCTGGAAACTTACCAGACGGACGAAGGGAAAGTTATCGTCCCCGAAGCGCTCCAACCCTATACTGGTTTTTCATTGATTAATGGCGAAAACGGATGA
- the xseB gene encoding exodeoxyribonuclease VII small subunit, with amino-acid sequence MTKKTFSLETSLRKIEEILALLESGEKDLEQSIQLFEEGMKLSEECQTHLQALEKRVKLLSKDANGKPIEMELKE; translated from the coding sequence ATGACAAAGAAAACGTTTTCACTGGAAACATCGCTCCGTAAGATAGAGGAGATTCTGGCTTTGCTGGAATCTGGCGAGAAAGACCTTGAGCAATCGATTCAGCTATTTGAGGAAGGTATGAAGTTGTCCGAAGAATGCCAGACGCATCTTCAGGCGCTTGAAAAACGCGTCAAATTACTGTCGAAAGATGCGAATGGAAAACCGATTGAAATGGAACTAAAGGAGTGA
- a CDS encoding malate dehydrogenase: MIEKKIVKTTELQDFVAEVLHQNGLEKRQAEITADVLVSADQRGINSHGVARLKRYIDGLKDGTIRSNPSVRIVKETPVSLVIDGDGGMGQPVAFDAMTKCIEKAKQSFMCFASIRNSNHYGIAGYYTLMALKENLIGVSLTNTAPLVVPTFGKEVVIGTNPISIGVPAKDEKPFLLDMATSTVPRGKIEVYARKEEEIPDSWACNELGEPSTDASLILDNLINRRGGGLLPLGGGKELTGGHKGYGLSVAVDIFCSVLSSGLVGAEVYGQKGEPAGVTHFLGAISPEAFVGSDEVRENMTHYIRMLKNAEKAEGQARIYIHGEKEFEAEEQNREKIGLERVVFETLNLLGKPFGLILSNLSDK; this comes from the coding sequence ATGATTGAAAAGAAAATTGTAAAAACGACAGAACTGCAGGATTTTGTCGCGGAAGTTCTTCATCAAAACGGTCTAGAGAAAAGGCAGGCAGAAATTACCGCCGATGTTTTGGTTTCTGCTGATCAACGTGGGATCAATTCGCATGGCGTCGCGCGGTTAAAAAGATACATCGACGGTCTCAAAGACGGAACGATCCGGTCGAACCCAAGCGTTCGAATTGTCAAGGAAACGCCGGTTTCATTAGTGATTGATGGTGACGGCGGAATGGGACAACCCGTCGCTTTTGACGCAATGACGAAGTGTATTGAAAAAGCCAAACAAAGTTTCATGTGTTTTGCGTCCATTCGCAACTCTAATCATTATGGAATCGCCGGATATTATACGTTGATGGCGCTGAAGGAGAATCTAATCGGCGTTTCGTTGACGAACACGGCGCCGCTCGTTGTGCCAACATTCGGGAAAGAGGTTGTCATCGGAACTAATCCGATTTCGATCGGCGTTCCGGCTAAGGATGAGAAGCCGTTTTTACTGGATATGGCGACTTCGACGGTTCCGCGCGGGAAAATCGAAGTCTATGCCCGGAAAGAAGAAGAGATTCCTGATAGTTGGGCTTGTAATGAACTGGGTGAACCTTCAACAGATGCTTCGTTAATTCTGGATAATCTGATCAATCGGCGCGGTGGTGGTTTGTTGCCGCTTGGCGGCGGAAAGGAATTAACTGGCGGACACAAAGGTTATGGTTTGAGTGTTGCCGTAGATATTTTCTGTTCGGTTCTTTCATCCGGTCTTGTCGGAGCGGAAGTTTATGGGCAGAAAGGAGAACCGGCTGGTGTAACGCATTTTCTCGGCGCCATCAGTCCTGAGGCATTCGTAGGTTCGGATGAAGTGCGCGAAAACATGACGCATTATATCCGGATGCTGAAAAATGCGGAAAAGGCGGAAGGGCAAGCTCGCATTTACATTCATGGCGAAAAGGAATTTGAGGCAGAGGAACAAAACCGTGAGAAAATCGGACTCGAACGGGTAGTTTTTGAGACATTGAATCTGCTTGGAAAACCGTTCGGATTAATCCTCTCAAATTTGTCGGATAAATGA
- a CDS encoding methylglyoxal synthase: MKHENNPEINYRKKIALIAHDNKKSDLLEWAKFNMDVLRAHDLFATGTTGEILEKKLGLSINRLQSGPLGGDMQIGALIAEGGIDFLIFFWDPLSAQPHDPDIRAVLRMSVVWNIPVACNRATADYIISSSLMNEPYERILPDYKSYRERLKS; the protein is encoded by the coding sequence ATGAAGCATGAAAATAATCCTGAAATCAATTATCGCAAGAAAATCGCTTTGATCGCACATGATAATAAGAAAAGTGATTTGCTGGAATGGGCAAAATTTAATATGGACGTTTTGAGAGCGCATGATCTTTTTGCTACCGGAACAACCGGAGAAATCCTCGAGAAAAAACTTGGCTTATCGATTAATCGCCTGCAAAGCGGACCGCTCGGCGGCGATATGCAGATTGGCGCATTGATCGCGGAAGGCGGAATAGATTTTCTGATATTTTTCTGGGACCCACTGTCAGCGCAACCGCACGATCCTGACATCCGGGCGGTTCTGCGAATGAGTGTCGTATGGAACATTCCTGTCGCCTGCAACCGGGCTACTGCCGATTATATCATTTCTTCGTCCTTGATGAACGAACCGTACGAGCGAATTCTTCCGGATTATAAGTCGTATAGAGAACGGTTGAAATCTTAG
- a CDS encoding NAD(+) kinase (catalyzes the phosphorylation of NAD to NADP), whose translation MKIGLQFHPNIFRNQEMVRLLVDFLKSEGQEVVLAADSASWIREMLPDSEIYPIGDLAERIDAMFSIGGDGTFLGASRIMAKTGKPVLGIHLGGLGFLSAVSIENFRDRLGAFFRGEYQIEERSVLSGKMINNFGEMEYFAFNDFVIDKGSVSTMIKIRTYVDDDYLNTYRADGLIVSTPTGSTAYSLSAGGPILSPKLNVIVITPICPHSLSARPVVLSADQLVRIDCRELPEDVSLVIDGQTRLSLREASEVRIRKADFNLRIVRFKGDSFFQTLRTKMNWGIDSRGN comes from the coding sequence ATGAAGATTGGGCTTCAATTTCATCCGAATATTTTTAGAAATCAAGAGATGGTTCGTCTGCTGGTCGATTTTCTAAAGTCGGAAGGACAAGAAGTCGTGCTTGCCGCCGATTCAGCGTCGTGGATTCGCGAAATGCTCCCCGATTCTGAAATTTATCCCATCGGCGATTTAGCGGAGCGAATCGATGCCATGTTTAGTATCGGCGGTGACGGAACGTTTCTCGGTGCGTCGCGAATTATGGCGAAAACTGGGAAGCCTGTTCTCGGCATTCATCTTGGCGGATTGGGATTTCTATCGGCAGTTTCGATTGAGAATTTCCGTGATCGTCTCGGCGCATTTTTTCGAGGTGAATATCAGATCGAAGAACGGAGCGTTCTATCAGGAAAGATGATAAATAATTTTGGTGAGATGGAATATTTCGCCTTCAATGATTTCGTTATCGATAAAGGATCCGTATCGACGATGATAAAAATCCGAACTTATGTGGATGACGATTATTTGAACACTTATCGCGCCGACGGTTTGATCGTTTCAACGCCAACAGGTTCGACCGCTTATTCGCTTTCCGCTGGCGGACCAATTCTTTCGCCTAAATTGAATGTTATCGTCATCACACCCATCTGTCCGCATAGCCTTTCCGCCCGGCCGGTCGTTCTGTCGGCTGACCAACTCGTGCGTATTGATTGCCGCGAACTGCCGGAGGACGTTTCGCTCGTCATTGATGGTCAGACACGACTTTCTCTGCGCGAAGCAAGCGAAGTAAGGATCAGGAAGGCTGACTTTAATCTACGAATCGTTCGATTTAAGGGGGATTCCTTTTTTCAGACTTTACGCACGAAAATGAACTGGGGAATCGATAGTCGAGGGAATTAA
- the xseA gene encoding exodeoxyribonuclease VII large subunit, whose protein sequence is MDERIFSVSEISQEIRRVVEEYIPSVWIEGEVSNFMQSRAGHIYFSLKDSLALIDCVVWKSNTSSIRFQITTGMQLIVRGDVTTYGAQSKYQINVREIRTAGFGNLYLAFEALKEKMNNAGYFDESRKREIPRFPTRVGIVTSPTGAAIQDMLQISRRRNPAVEIIIYPALVQGDSAADSIVAGIRTFNMMNNVDFIIIGRGGGSIEDLWAFNEEKLVVAVANSRLPVVSAVGHEVDYTLSDFAADLRAPTPSAAIELTIPELSEIQNRIDQFEQLASRAVLRKYQSVLQRIESAQKRLESNRPIGLIHQRIQRVDQMEMRMFLLIRQILQNRRSDFENFTQMLKVLNPKSVLNRGFSIVYHLPEKKIVKSVNNVAGGDAIQIEVSDGAFDARVGENNS, encoded by the coding sequence ATGGATGAAAGAATCTTTAGTGTTTCCGAAATCAGCCAAGAGATTCGGCGAGTCGTCGAGGAATATATTCCGTCGGTTTGGATTGAAGGGGAAGTTTCCAACTTCATGCAAAGCCGTGCGGGACATATTTACTTCTCGCTGAAGGATTCGTTAGCGCTTATCGATTGCGTTGTCTGGAAAAGTAACACTTCGTCCATCCGGTTTCAAATCACGACTGGGATGCAGTTGATCGTTCGAGGCGATGTGACGACTTACGGCGCGCAATCGAAATACCAGATCAATGTTCGGGAGATTCGGACAGCCGGATTTGGAAATTTATATCTCGCTTTCGAGGCGCTGAAGGAGAAAATGAACAACGCCGGTTACTTCGATGAATCACGCAAAAGAGAAATTCCCCGGTTTCCCACCCGAGTTGGTATCGTCACCAGTCCGACCGGCGCGGCTATTCAGGATATGTTGCAAATCAGCCGTCGCAGAAATCCGGCGGTGGAAATCATCATTTATCCTGCGTTGGTGCAGGGCGATAGCGCCGCCGATTCGATCGTTGCCGGAATTCGGACTTTCAACATGATGAATAACGTCGATTTCATCATCATCGGGCGCGGCGGCGGATCAATCGAAGACCTGTGGGCATTCAACGAGGAAAAATTGGTTGTTGCCGTCGCCAATTCGCGATTGCCGGTTGTCAGCGCGGTCGGTCATGAAGTCGATTACACGCTTTCGGACTTTGCCGCCGACCTGCGCGCGCCGACGCCATCCGCGGCTATCGAACTTACTATTCCGGAACTTTCTGAGATTCAGAACAGGATCGACCAATTTGAACAACTTGCTTCGCGTGCTGTGCTGAGAAAATATCAGTCCGTTCTTCAGAGAATTGAATCTGCGCAAAAGCGGCTTGAATCGAATCGCCCCATCGGGTTGATCCATCAGCGCATACAGAGAGTCGATCAGATGGAAATGCGGATGTTTTTACTCATTCGACAAATTTTACAGAACCGTCGTTCTGACTTTGAAAACTTCACACAAATGCTAAAAGTTCTAAACCCGAAATCCGTTTTGAATCGCGGTTTTTCGATCGTCTATCATCTTCCGGAAAAGAAAATCGTCAAATCCGTGAATAATGTGGCGGGTGGCGATGCGATCCAGATCGAAGTATCGGATGGCGCGTTCGATGCGCGGGTTGGAGAAAACAACAGTTAA
- the rfaE2 gene encoding D-glycero-beta-D-manno-heptose 1-phosphate adenylyltransferase: MLCDRKILTRTEAVARTTVLKKDGKIIVFTNGCFDILHVGHIDLLEKAKSRGDVLIVGLNSDESVRCLKGEKRPINSEKDRAEVLAALESVDFVVIFPEDTPAEIIAEIRPQILVKGGDYHIGNIVGRETVESDGGRVVVIPLYEGKSTTGLIEKIKEM; the protein is encoded by the coding sequence ATGCTGTGCGATAGAAAAATTTTGACTCGAACCGAAGCCGTTGCACGAACAACCGTATTGAAAAAAGATGGCAAAATCATTGTGTTTACGAATGGCTGTTTCGATATTTTACATGTCGGACACATTGACCTGTTGGAAAAAGCGAAGTCGCGTGGAGATGTATTAATCGTTGGCTTGAATTCGGATGAATCAGTCAGATGTCTGAAGGGAGAGAAACGGCCGATCAATTCTGAAAAAGATCGAGCGGAAGTGTTGGCGGCGCTGGAATCTGTTGACTTTGTCGTCATATTTCCGGAGGACACACCCGCGGAGATAATTGCTGAAATCAGACCGCAGATTTTAGTCAAAGGCGGTGATTATCACATCGGAAATATTGTTGGAAGAGAGACTGTTGAATCCGACGGTGGGCGTGTTGTCGTCATTCCTTTGTACGAGGGAAAATCCACGACGGGATTGATCGAAAAAATAAAAGAAATGTGA
- a CDS encoding 1-acyl-sn-glycerol-3-phosphate acyltransferase yields the protein MGNFLKTTTILVLTVILGLLSLIAFPLNVEIVRFWARLILKVSGVKLKISGVEKLNPGQPVIYIANHESALDIPVALAALPKSFCFMAKKELFWIPVVGWVLFLGGHIRIDRQNPQKAFEMINRKAIKIVRKGHSILVSPEGTRSPDGKIGKFKRGGFRLSEKLDVPIVPVMLLGTRYCVAKKALKILPGIVEVTIDSPIRVSDFSELDRCIDSIRDRMIKRKLAFETQRMEKSDA from the coding sequence ATGGGTAATTTTCTGAAGACAACAACGATTTTAGTTCTAACGGTCATTTTAGGACTTCTGTCATTGATTGCATTTCCGCTAAATGTAGAAATTGTTCGGTTTTGGGCGAGGTTGATTCTGAAAGTATCTGGAGTCAAACTAAAGATATCTGGCGTTGAGAAACTCAATCCAGGGCAACCGGTAATTTATATTGCAAATCATGAAAGCGCTCTTGATATTCCGGTGGCTCTGGCGGCGTTGCCCAAATCATTTTGCTTCATGGCTAAAAAAGAGCTGTTTTGGATTCCAGTGGTTGGCTGGGTGCTGTTTTTAGGCGGACATATTCGGATTGATCGGCAAAATCCGCAAAAAGCTTTTGAGATGATTAACCGAAAGGCTATAAAAATCGTACGAAAAGGACATAGCATTTTAGTCAGTCCGGAAGGCACTCGAAGTCCGGACGGAAAGATCGGAAAATTTAAGAGAGGCGGATTCAGATTATCTGAGAAACTGGATGTTCCAATCGTTCCCGTTATGCTTTTGGGAACGCGTTACTGCGTCGCTAAAAAAGCGTTGAAAATCTTGCCCGGAATCGTTGAGGTCACGATCGATTCTCCGATAAGAGTGTCGGATTTTTCTGAACTTGACCGATGTATCGATAGCATCCGGGACCGAATGATCAAGCGAAAATTGGCTTTTGAAACTCAAAGAATGGAGAAGTCAGACGCTTAA
- a CDS encoding integration host factor subunit beta: MTKADFVNIISNKTGVSKAETEVIVEGFIATLVDAMQRGDRVEIRGLGSFILKKRKPKKARNPGTGEEIHLPERVVPYFKPSKLLKKGIVVGVNDIGKE, from the coding sequence ATGACAAAAGCCGATTTTGTCAACATCATTTCAAACAAAACTGGTGTTTCAAAAGCAGAGACAGAAGTCATCGTCGAAGGCTTCATCGCGACACTTGTGGATGCCATGCAACGCGGAGACCGAGTTGAAATTCGCGGGTTGGGAAGTTTTATCCTGAAGAAAAGAAAACCGAAAAAAGCACGCAATCCCGGCACCGGTGAGGAGATTCATCTTCCCGAGCGGGTTGTGCCCTATTTTAAGCCTTCCAAGTTGCTGAAGAAAGGCATCGTTGTTGGTGTGAACGATATTGGAAAAGAATAA
- a CDS encoding lytic transglycosylase, giving the protein MRVIIIFLFTSMLAFSQTKSTAPTDNNSKNIITSTVNSSNDKEDSENQEDLFDLLFSDAKSFYVEALISGFYRDTTEVKYCFDRTFEIVAEISELDILTPPQSDELTRFCEKLTFDYQNQFSYLNGDTGTTGVAFIRNYISEKVIDTVKVGEDDLVVLDDRPGHLPIVSSKKIDRIVSYLSGSQRRHFQSFLDNAGLYKDLMLPIIREYGLPEELFYLALIESGFNTSAYSYAHAAGPWQFIAGTGARYGLKRNWWVDERRDPIKSTEAAAHYLKDLYSQFDDWFLAMAAYNCGEMNVWRAIRLEGTRDFWKLKILPRQTRDYIPTFMAGIIIAQNPEKFGFTNTPKDTWKWEEVVVDRSYEFERISKVADVPVPVLKQFNPELRRWVTPPDVESYVLRVPVTKSQGLLEKLHELPPAEQPKPEWQTHRVKKGQTLHFIANRYGTTVSALIAVNNITNKNQLRVGQTIRIPTDKYYAPLKYKATASTQSKITYVVKRGDTLTKIASRYNVTIAKICTWNHFSTKKAIYPGQKIVIYRQSNS; this is encoded by the coding sequence ATGAGAGTGATTATTATTTTCCTTTTTACCAGCATGTTGGCTTTTTCCCAAACTAAATCCACAGCACCTACAGACAATAATTCCAAAAATATCATAACATCGACCGTTAATTCTTCAAACGATAAAGAAGATTCTGAAAATCAGGAAGATTTGTTCGACCTACTCTTTTCTGATGCAAAATCGTTTTACGTCGAAGCTCTGATTTCCGGATTTTACCGCGACACAACGGAAGTCAAATATTGTTTTGATAGGACATTTGAGATTGTTGCCGAAATCAGTGAACTTGATATATTGACACCGCCGCAAAGCGACGAACTAACCCGATTCTGTGAAAAACTCACCTTTGATTATCAAAATCAATTTTCATATCTGAACGGTGATACAGGGACGACCGGTGTGGCGTTTATTAGAAATTACATCAGCGAAAAGGTTATTGATACCGTTAAAGTTGGCGAAGACGATTTGGTCGTTCTGGACGACCGTCCGGGTCATTTACCGATCGTCAGTTCCAAGAAAATTGACCGGATCGTCAGTTATCTCTCTGGCAGTCAGAGAAGACATTTTCAAAGTTTTCTGGACAACGCTGGATTGTACAAAGACCTCATGTTGCCGATCATCCGGGAATACGGTTTGCCGGAAGAATTATTTTATTTAGCGCTCATTGAAAGCGGATTTAATACGTCAGCCTACTCGTATGCTCACGCGGCAGGCCCATGGCAGTTTATCGCCGGAACCGGCGCCCGATATGGGCTTAAACGGAATTGGTGGGTTGATGAACGTCGGGATCCGATCAAATCGACAGAAGCCGCCGCTCATTATCTCAAAGACCTGTATTCACAGTTCGATGATTGGTTTTTAGCGATGGCGGCCTACAATTGTGGCGAAATGAATGTCTGGCGAGCGATTCGCTTGGAAGGGACCCGCGATTTCTGGAAGCTGAAAATATTGCCCAGGCAGACGCGCGATTATATTCCGACCTTTATGGCTGGCATCATCATCGCCCAGAATCCTGAAAAATTCGGCTTTACAAACACACCGAAAGACACATGGAAATGGGAAGAGGTCGTTGTCGATCGTTCCTATGAATTCGAACGTATCTCCAAAGTAGCGGACGTTCCCGTTCCTGTGCTTAAGCAATTCAATCCTGAATTGAGAAGATGGGTTACGCCGCCCGATGTGGAAAGTTATGTGCTTCGCGTTCCCGTCACTAAATCGCAGGGACTTTTGGAAAAACTGCATGAACTTCCACCTGCGGAACAACCCAAACCGGAGTGGCAAACACATCGTGTTAAGAAAGGTCAGACGCTCCATTTTATCGCGAACCGATACGGCACCACAGTTTCAGCTTTAATCGCGGTAAATAACATTACCAATAAAAATCAACTCCGTGTTGGCCAAACTATTCGAATTCCTACCGATAAATATTATGCGCCGCTAAAATATAAAGCGACTGCATCCACTCAAAGTAAAATTACTTATGTGGTCAAAAGAGGCGATACTCTGACCAAAATTGCGAGTCGATACAATGTAACCATTGCTAAAATTTGCACTTGGAATCATTTTTCGACTAAAAAAGCGATCTATCCGGGTCAGAAGATCGTGATTTACAGACAATCAAATAGTTAA
- a CDS encoding class II aldolase family protein, with protein MTNSELQKLMIAVGKRMYEKGFVLATDGNISVRTNNGILITCTGVCKGDMETRNLVNILQDGQIIGECKPSSEFRMHVEIYRTRPDIKAIVHAHPSYSTAFAVVGKALMEFVLPEIILTLGKIPLVSYRTPGTQQFAESVAEAFVIFDAAILENHGVVAGGSDLWDAYYKLERIEHAAKVLTIANSLGKIRQLSETEISELVQFASNSSKLEQMIRW; from the coding sequence ATGACTAATTCAGAACTTCAAAAGTTGATGATCGCCGTTGGAAAGCGAATGTATGAGAAAGGATTTGTTCTAGCGACGGACGGCAATATTAGCGTCCGAACTAATAACGGGATTCTAATTACTTGTACTGGAGTTTGTAAAGGCGATATGGAGACTCGCAATCTTGTAAATATTTTACAAGATGGTCAAATCATCGGGGAATGCAAACCTTCATCTGAGTTTCGAATGCATGTTGAAATTTATCGTACACGACCGGACATCAAAGCAATTGTCCATGCACATCCATCTTATTCGACTGCATTTGCCGTCGTAGGAAAAGCGTTGATGGAATTTGTTCTCCCTGAAATTATCCTAACATTAGGGAAAATACCGCTGGTTTCATATCGAACTCCGGGCACTCAGCAATTTGCCGAATCCGTTGCCGAAGCGTTCGTGATATTCGACGCGGCGATTTTAGAAAATCATGGAGTCGTCGCTGGCGGGAGCGATCTCTGGGATGCTTATTACAAATTGGAACGAATCGAACATGCGGCTAAGGTTTTGACAATCGCGAATTCTTTAGGCAAAATCAGACAACTGTCGGAAACCGAGATTTCCGAATTGGTTCAATTTGCTTCGAATTCATCTAAACTCGAACAAATGATTCGTTGGTGA